From the genome of Danio rerio strain Tuebingen ecotype United States chromosome 2, GRCz12tu, whole genome shotgun sequence, one region includes:
- the neurod6b gene encoding neurogenic differentiation factor 6-B isoform 2 (isoform 2 is encoded by transcript variant 2), translated as MLTVPFEEPDMMRESQFGATFTRQEDVRTLSSAELKEAEDDNTDREEEEEREEDENGLPKKKGPRKKKSEGRGDRVKMRRQEANARERSRMHGLNDALESLRKVVPCYSKTQKLSKIETLRLAKNYIWALSETLSAGKRPDLLAFVQTLCKGLSQPTTNLVAGCLQLNARNFLTDHNGDVSFSGRPAYDSLYPYPNAEMATPTGLSSGTRESVKPFRPYNYYASYESYYDSASPESSSPHFDGQMSPPINYNGIFSLKKHDEQVEYSKNCHYGMRYCNVPGRGSMYRVSPDSHFPYDLHPRSQSFQSQDELNTGYHN; from the coding sequence ATGTTAACGGTACCGTTTGAAGAGCCAGATATGATGCGCGAGTCTCAGTTTGGCGCCACGTTCACGCGTCAGGAAGACGTCCGGACACTCAGCAGCGCCGAGCTCAAGGAGGCAGAGGACGACAACACGGacagggaggaggaggaggagagagaggAGGACGAGAACGGGCTGCCAAAGAAGAAGGGTCCCCGCAAAAAGAAATCCGAGGGACGCGGTGACCGAGTCAAAATGCGCCGTCAGGAAGCAAACGCGCGTGAGCGCAGCCGCATGCACGGCCTCAACGACGCGCTCGAAAGCCTGCGCAAAGTCGTGCCGTGCTACTCCAAAACGCAAAAACTCTCCAAGATCGAAACCCTGAGGCTGGCCAAGAATTACATTTGGGCTCTGTCTGAGACTTTGAGCGCGGGAAAGCGACCTGACCTGCTCGCGTTCGTGCAGACCCTGTGCAAGGGCTTGTCCCAGCCCACCACCAACTTGGTCGCGGGTTGCCTCCAGCTGAACGCTAGAAATTTCCTCACAGATCATAACGGGGACGTGTCGTTCTCTGGCAGGCCCGCGTACGATTCCCTGTACCCATACCCGAACGCCGAAATGGCCACGCCCACCGGCCTCAGCTCTGGGACGCGAGAAAGCGTCAAACCGTTCCGGCCCTACAACTATTACGCGTCCTACGAGTCCTACTACGACAGCGCCTCTCCAGAGAGCAGCAGCCCTCACTTCGACGGCCAAATGAGTCCTCCAATTAATTACAACGGGATTTTCTCGCTCAAAAAACACGACGAGCAAGTCGAGTACAGTAAGAACTGCCATTACGGGATGAGATACTGTAACGTTCCCGGTCGGGGCTCCATGTACCGCGTTTCCCCAGACAGCCATTTTCCTTATGACTTACATCCCCGCAGCCAGTCGTTCCAGAGCCAGGACGAATTAAATACGGGTTACCATAATTAA
- the neurod6b gene encoding neurogenic differentiation factor 6-B isoform 1 (isoform 1 is encoded by transcript variant 1) — translation MPNIMGCRKKVEKGTMLTVPFEEPDMMRESQFGATFTRQEDVRTLSSAELKEAEDDNTDREEEEEREEDENGLPKKKGPRKKKSEGRGDRVKMRRQEANARERSRMHGLNDALESLRKVVPCYSKTQKLSKIETLRLAKNYIWALSETLSAGKRPDLLAFVQTLCKGLSQPTTNLVAGCLQLNARNFLTDHNGDVSFSGRPAYDSLYPYPNAEMATPTGLSSGTRESVKPFRPYNYYASYESYYDSASPESSSPHFDGQMSPPINYNGIFSLKKHDEQVEYSKNCHYGMRYCNVPGRGSMYRVSPDSHFPYDLHPRSQSFQSQDELNTGYHN, via the coding sequence GGACGATGTTAACGGTACCGTTTGAAGAGCCAGATATGATGCGCGAGTCTCAGTTTGGCGCCACGTTCACGCGTCAGGAAGACGTCCGGACACTCAGCAGCGCCGAGCTCAAGGAGGCAGAGGACGACAACACGGacagggaggaggaggaggagagagaggAGGACGAGAACGGGCTGCCAAAGAAGAAGGGTCCCCGCAAAAAGAAATCCGAGGGACGCGGTGACCGAGTCAAAATGCGCCGTCAGGAAGCAAACGCGCGTGAGCGCAGCCGCATGCACGGCCTCAACGACGCGCTCGAAAGCCTGCGCAAAGTCGTGCCGTGCTACTCCAAAACGCAAAAACTCTCCAAGATCGAAACCCTGAGGCTGGCCAAGAATTACATTTGGGCTCTGTCTGAGACTTTGAGCGCGGGAAAGCGACCTGACCTGCTCGCGTTCGTGCAGACCCTGTGCAAGGGCTTGTCCCAGCCCACCACCAACTTGGTCGCGGGTTGCCTCCAGCTGAACGCTAGAAATTTCCTCACAGATCATAACGGGGACGTGTCGTTCTCTGGCAGGCCCGCGTACGATTCCCTGTACCCATACCCGAACGCCGAAATGGCCACGCCCACCGGCCTCAGCTCTGGGACGCGAGAAAGCGTCAAACCGTTCCGGCCCTACAACTATTACGCGTCCTACGAGTCCTACTACGACAGCGCCTCTCCAGAGAGCAGCAGCCCTCACTTCGACGGCCAAATGAGTCCTCCAATTAATTACAACGGGATTTTCTCGCTCAAAAAACACGACGAGCAAGTCGAGTACAGTAAGAACTGCCATTACGGGATGAGATACTGTAACGTTCCCGGTCGGGGCTCCATGTACCGCGTTTCCCCAGACAGCCATTTTCCTTATGACTTACATCCCCGCAGCCAGTCGTTCCAGAGCCAGGACGAATTAAATACGGGTTACCATAATTAA